Proteins from one Paraburkholderia sp. BL10I2N1 genomic window:
- a CDS encoding EamA family transporter, with protein MAETPLPAAASPQPETAPTGPMSGRAAGNAALLCVLSMSSVQFGAALSAPTMNAFGSFSTTWLRLGWAAVVLALIVRPKVRTYSRQHWLGAGVLGVAMAVMTLCFFLAIQRIPLGLAVAIDFLGPLTVATIGVRRVRALLWPLLALAGVLLLAHDRAGWVGEPLGVLLAFGAAAGWGVYIVLMKKTGAMFSGLEGLSVSLIAAAIAATPFGLLQSGGHLPLAQVAATAGLAVLVPLLPYALEMIALRHMPASSFGILMSVEPAIGALAGFVVLHQPMTVLQLLGTLFVVGASVGVVAAAP; from the coding sequence CTGGCCGAGACCCCGCTTCCGGCCGCCGCCAGTCCACAGCCCGAGACTGCCCCGACGGGGCCGATGTCGGGGCGCGCAGCCGGCAATGCGGCCCTGCTGTGTGTGCTGTCGATGTCGAGCGTACAGTTCGGCGCGGCGTTGTCCGCGCCGACGATGAATGCGTTCGGCTCGTTCAGCACGACCTGGCTGCGGCTTGGCTGGGCGGCAGTCGTGCTGGCGCTGATCGTGCGTCCCAAGGTGCGCACCTATTCGCGCCAGCACTGGCTTGGCGCTGGCGTGCTGGGTGTCGCAATGGCCGTCATGACCCTCTGCTTCTTCCTCGCCATCCAGCGCATTCCGCTTGGGCTCGCCGTTGCCATCGATTTCCTCGGGCCGCTCACGGTAGCCACGATCGGCGTGCGCCGCGTGCGTGCGCTGCTCTGGCCGCTGCTGGCCCTCGCCGGCGTGTTGCTGCTCGCGCACGATCGCGCGGGCTGGGTCGGTGAACCGCTCGGCGTCCTGCTTGCATTTGGCGCCGCCGCCGGCTGGGGCGTCTATATCGTGCTGATGAAGAAAACCGGCGCGATGTTCAGCGGCCTCGAAGGGCTGTCGGTTTCACTGATCGCGGCGGCCATCGCGGCAACGCCTTTCGGGCTTCTGCAAAGCGGCGGCCACCTGCCGCTCGCACAGGTCGCGGCGACTGCCGGCCTCGCGGTGCTGGTGCCGCTGTTGCCGTACGCGCTGGAAATGATCGCGCTGCGCCATATGCCGGCCTCGTCGTTCGGCATCCTGATGAGCGTCGAGCCAGCGATCGGCGCGCTTGCCGGCTTTGTCGTGCTGCATCAGCCGATGACGGTGCTGCAACTCCTCGGCACCCTGTTCGTGGTCGGCGCAAGTGTCGGCGTGGTGGCGGCCGCGCCCTGA
- a CDS encoding quinoprotein relay system zinc metallohydrolase 2: MAGRALRLVLLIAGLLVAFAATAHAVTPLKVTQIVPGLYVHRGHDDVATRANGGDIANIGFIVGRRCVAAIDTGGTAAEGRALRAAISAVTPLPVCYVINTHMHPDHILGNAAFRGDRPQYVGSAALAEAEASHAESYMRVLHRELGALADGSEIIPPTLSVNGSMTLDLGGRVLKLQTWRTAHTNNDLTVYDESSGTLWLADLLFVQCIPVVDGSVTGWLADIATIRQMNPRRVVPGHGPIDTPWRDALDAEEAYLSALARDVRAAIKAGKTMQQAVDTIGLDERKKWRLFDIYHQRNVTAAYAELEWDP, from the coding sequence GTGGCCGGGCGTGCGCTACGGCTTGTTTTGCTGATCGCGGGGCTTTTAGTGGCGTTTGCCGCGACAGCACATGCCGTCACTCCGTTGAAGGTCACGCAGATCGTGCCGGGGCTCTATGTGCATCGCGGACACGACGACGTCGCGACGCGCGCCAATGGCGGCGATATCGCCAATATCGGTTTTATCGTCGGGCGGCGCTGCGTGGCCGCGATCGATACGGGCGGGACGGCAGCCGAAGGGCGGGCGCTGCGTGCCGCGATCAGCGCGGTGACGCCCCTGCCGGTCTGCTATGTGATCAACACCCATATGCATCCGGATCACATCCTCGGCAACGCGGCATTCAGGGGCGATCGTCCGCAATATGTCGGCAGCGCTGCGCTCGCCGAAGCAGAAGCGTCGCATGCCGAGAGTTATATGCGCGTGCTGCATCGCGAACTGGGCGCGCTCGCGGATGGCAGTGAAATCATTCCGCCGACGCTTTCTGTGAACGGCAGCATGACACTGGACCTGGGCGGGCGCGTATTGAAGCTTCAAACATGGAGGACGGCGCATACGAACAACGACCTGACGGTCTACGATGAGAGTAGCGGCACGCTATGGCTCGCGGATCTGCTGTTTGTGCAGTGCATTCCCGTCGTCGACGGCAGCGTGACTGGCTGGCTTGCCGATATCGCGACGATCCGCCAGATGAACCCGCGCCGGGTGGTGCCCGGCCACGGGCCGATCGATACTCCCTGGCGCGACGCACTCGACGCCGAAGAAGCGTATCTGTCAGCGCTGGCGCGGGATGTGCGTGCAGCAATCAAGGCGGGGAAGACGATGCAGCAGGCGGTCGATACGATCGGGCTCGACGAACGCAAAAAGTGGCGCCTCTTTGATATCTATCATCAGCGCAATGTGACTGCGGCGTATGCTGAACTCGAGTGGGACCCGTAG
- a CDS encoding LysR substrate-binding domain-containing protein has product MRDLDSTLLRAFVTVAETGAVSAAAIRLARTQAAISMQLRRLEDDLGQRLLDRSPRGVQLTEAGHLLLPYAHTILGAGADARRALNAGQVAGTVRLGMLEDIAVGRLPRALRRFSAAYPQVALEIVVDSSAALSARLAEGELDLLVGDPAIVAAPPLMTWTQPLYWVGARGFVPSPDTALSIVAFGGSCLWQQQVLTILRRAGIAWRVVCTSTSLPAVQSAVEAGLGVSVLLEGNIRHESMRVLGRNDGLPDPPTADLGLFTRAAPHAQAAAVQTLQTFLCEELNIGLPEGRLAETSAVTP; this is encoded by the coding sequence ATGCGAGACCTCGATAGCACCCTGCTGCGCGCCTTCGTCACCGTGGCGGAGACCGGCGCAGTGAGCGCCGCCGCGATTCGCCTTGCGCGGACGCAGGCCGCAATCAGCATGCAGCTGCGGCGGCTGGAGGACGACCTTGGCCAGCGGTTGCTCGACCGTTCTCCGCGCGGCGTCCAGTTGACCGAGGCCGGACATCTGCTGCTGCCGTACGCACACACGATACTCGGCGCGGGCGCCGATGCGCGGCGCGCGCTGAACGCGGGGCAGGTGGCGGGCACGGTGCGTCTGGGCATGCTCGAAGACATTGCGGTGGGTCGTCTGCCGCGCGCGCTCAGGCGGTTTTCCGCGGCGTATCCGCAGGTCGCGCTGGAAATCGTCGTCGATAGCAGCGCGGCGCTGTCGGCCCGGCTGGCCGAGGGCGAACTCGATCTGCTCGTGGGTGATCCGGCGATCGTCGCAGCCCCGCCGCTGATGACGTGGACGCAGCCGTTGTACTGGGTTGGCGCCCGCGGCTTCGTTCCTTCGCCCGACACGGCGCTCTCGATCGTCGCCTTCGGCGGCAGTTGCCTGTGGCAGCAACAGGTGCTGACGATCCTGCGGCGTGCCGGGATCGCCTGGCGAGTGGTGTGTACCAGCACCAGCCTGCCCGCCGTGCAGTCGGCGGTCGAGGCGGGGCTGGGTGTGTCCGTCCTGCTCGAGGGCAATATCCGCCACGAATCGATGCGCGTGCTGGGCCGCAACGACGGATTGCCGGATCCGCCCACCGCAGACCTCGGACTCTTCACGCGCGCCGCGCCCCACGCGCAGGCTGCCGCCGTGCAGACGTTGCAGACTTTCCTCTGCGAGGAACTGAATATTGGGTTGCCGGAGGGGCGCCTGGCTGAGACCTCGGCCGTGACGCCTTAG
- a CDS encoding quinoprotein dehydrogenase-associated SoxYZ-like carrier, protein MITKGAARRMVLRGLLAAGGTLALLATFAIRPAHAAQPTDDPDKNARWQDFREGMFKGRPVDTHGDAVIKLDAPARAADAAVVPIAIAAQFPQTPSRYIRKLYLFIDENPEPYGGSFEFTPDSGLASLETRVRVEDYTFLRVIAETNDGHLYSAVRFVKASGGCSAPAGKDDAAAEADAGLVRLQPQGRTVFGKPQLVQLMVRHPNRTGMAMNQVTRLYSSAYFIRKVQVTYADKPVMTANVNFSISENPNFRFYFTPRANGELKAHIEDTKNRQFEAQVAIGSQPGAQQTTSKTP, encoded by the coding sequence ATGATTACTAAAGGAGCGGCCAGGCGGATGGTATTGCGAGGTTTGCTCGCGGCGGGCGGAACACTGGCCCTTTTGGCTACGTTTGCGATCCGTCCCGCGCATGCGGCGCAGCCCACCGATGACCCAGACAAAAATGCCCGCTGGCAGGACTTCCGGGAAGGGATGTTCAAGGGCCGGCCAGTCGATACGCACGGCGACGCCGTGATCAAGCTCGACGCGCCCGCGCGTGCCGCTGACGCCGCCGTGGTGCCGATCGCGATTGCCGCGCAGTTTCCGCAGACGCCATCGCGATACATCAGGAAGCTCTATCTGTTCATCGACGAAAATCCTGAGCCGTATGGCGGCTCGTTCGAGTTCACGCCGGACTCCGGTCTCGCGAGCCTCGAGACGCGCGTGCGTGTCGAGGACTACACATTTCTGCGCGTGATCGCGGAGACCAATGACGGGCACCTGTACAGCGCGGTACGTTTCGTGAAGGCGTCGGGCGGCTGTTCGGCGCCTGCCGGCAAGGACGATGCTGCCGCCGAAGCAGATGCCGGCCTCGTGCGTCTGCAACCGCAAGGCAGGACGGTGTTCGGCAAGCCGCAACTCGTGCAGCTGATGGTGCGACACCCGAACCGCACCGGCATGGCGATGAACCAGGTGACGCGGCTGTATTCGTCGGCATACTTCATACGCAAGGTGCAGGTGACGTATGCGGACAAACCCGTGATGACCGCGAACGTCAATTTCTCGATCAGCGAGAACCCGAATTTCCGCTTTTACTTCACGCCGCGGGCGAATGGTGAGCTGAAGGCGCACATCGAGGACACGAAGAACCGGCAGTTCGAGGCTCAGGTTGCGATCGGCTCGCAGCCTGGCGCACAACAAACCACGTCGAAGACGCCTTGA
- a CDS encoding beta-ribofuranosylaminobenzene 5'-phosphate synthase family protein yields MQIPSASFAPLSAVTVEAPARLHLGFLDPNGSLGRPFGSVGLTIDERGTRITMRIAEQTRIEGTRTDAERARIERYLEQLQAAWGGPPVAVELLRAPRAHSGLGSGTQLALAVGAAFASLAGRSASGAEIAQLLGRGRRSGIGMLGFDYGGLLVDGGPGHVVDAGGALRSSVPPLLCRHPFPDAWRILLVDDTTREGLHGDDERRGLASLAPFPQALAAHLCHLVLMRVLPGVVQSDFDAFADGITKLQQTIGEYFAPVQGGVFTSPAVAAALEAVASRQTAGIGQTSWGPTGFAFVPGAADAARALATAQEATRGKPGIVCSIVTGRNRGATPRAVDLQKFGVDAG; encoded by the coding sequence ATGCAGATCCCTTCCGCTAGCTTCGCGCCGCTGTCGGCCGTGACGGTCGAAGCGCCCGCACGCCTGCATCTGGGCTTTCTCGATCCGAACGGCTCGCTCGGGCGCCCTTTCGGCAGCGTGGGCCTCACCATCGACGAACGCGGCACGCGGATCACCATGCGGATCGCGGAACAGACGCGCATCGAGGGCACGCGGACCGACGCGGAACGCGCGCGCATCGAACGCTATCTCGAACAGTTGCAGGCGGCCTGGGGCGGCCCGCCCGTGGCGGTTGAACTGCTGCGCGCACCGCGCGCCCACAGCGGGCTAGGCTCGGGCACTCAACTCGCACTCGCTGTCGGCGCCGCGTTCGCAAGCCTCGCCGGGCGCTCTGCATCGGGTGCGGAAATCGCGCAACTGCTCGGCCGGGGCAGGCGCTCCGGCATTGGCATGCTCGGCTTCGATTACGGCGGCCTGCTGGTTGACGGCGGCCCCGGCCATGTCGTGGATGCAGGCGGTGCGCTTCGCTCGAGCGTGCCGCCGCTCCTGTGCCGTCACCCGTTCCCTGATGCGTGGCGCATTCTGCTCGTCGACGACACGACCCGCGAAGGCTTGCACGGCGACGACGAGCGGCGCGGCCTGGCGTCGCTGGCGCCGTTCCCGCAGGCGCTGGCAGCCCATCTCTGTCATCTCGTGCTGATGCGTGTCCTGCCGGGCGTCGTGCAAAGCGATTTCGACGCCTTCGCCGACGGCATCACCAAGTTGCAGCAGACCATCGGCGAATACTTTGCGCCCGTGCAAGGCGGTGTCTTCACGAGCCCGGCTGTCGCGGCCGCGCTCGAAGCGGTGGCCAGCCGGCAGACGGCCGGCATCGGGCAGACATCCTGGGGACCGACCGGTTTCGCCTTCGTGCCGGGTGCAGCGGATGCCGCCCGCGCGCTCGCGACCGCGCAGGAAGCGACGCGGGGCAAGCCCGGCATCGTGTGTTCGATCGTCACCGGCCGCAATCGTGGCGCCACCCCGCGCGCCGTCGATCTGCAGAAATTCGGGGTGGACGCCGGATGA
- a CDS encoding c-type cytochrome, with protein MKGRSLLPFAIALCALPTAYAQTSVGQMKPVAYQVVDGNKVDNDTLQGWRTWRALACERCHGAKQEGLVGPSLVDAFKTLDKNEFHRTVFGGRVDKGMPDFSSSTMMQKNWENLYAYLKGRSDGKINPGDLHAIDAK; from the coding sequence ATGAAAGGCCGATCACTTTTGCCATTCGCGATTGCACTGTGTGCGCTGCCCACAGCGTATGCCCAGACCAGTGTCGGGCAGATGAAGCCGGTAGCCTACCAGGTCGTCGATGGCAACAAGGTCGACAACGACACGCTGCAGGGCTGGAGAACATGGCGCGCGCTTGCCTGCGAACGTTGCCACGGAGCGAAGCAGGAGGGGCTCGTTGGCCCGTCGCTCGTCGATGCGTTCAAGACGCTCGACAAGAACGAGTTTCATCGCACGGTGTTCGGCGGACGCGTGGACAAGGGCATGCCCGATTTCAGCTCGAGCACGATGATGCAGAAGAACTGGGAAAACCTGTATGCGTATCTGAAGGGACGCTCCGACGGCAAGATCAACCCCGGCGACCTGCACGCGATCGATGCGAAATGA
- a CDS encoding MBL fold metallo-hydrolase, whose translation MRIRWKAAARRWTPAAIAMLMLVTSARPVCAGPGDMPVPVAVAQGVYVMQGSGDAVAPANRGIVANNGFIVGASGVTVIDTGSSYRYGRALIEAIHKVTPLPIELVIITHQAAEFVFGASAFRDQDVPILAHRRTAELIRERCAICLANLRRTLGEEEMAGSRVTVPDRTVDGSTQIESGGRQLALLHFGPASTPGDLAVLDASTGVLFAGGLVSVGRIPDLRNENIPGWLDALQRLQAVDARIVVPGFGPLVEKQDVAQTGVYLQQLDAGVRRAFEAGVGLTEATHSVQVPDFSRYKHYAVAQPQNVQHLYLKLEAQ comes from the coding sequence ATGCGAATACGGTGGAAAGCGGCAGCGAGGCGCTGGACGCCGGCTGCGATCGCGATGCTGATGCTGGTGACGTCTGCCCGGCCCGTGTGTGCCGGACCCGGCGACATGCCGGTACCCGTCGCCGTGGCGCAGGGCGTGTACGTCATGCAGGGCAGCGGCGATGCGGTAGCGCCGGCCAATCGCGGCATCGTCGCGAACAATGGTTTCATCGTCGGCGCGAGTGGCGTGACCGTCATCGATACCGGTTCGTCATATCGATACGGACGCGCCCTCATCGAGGCGATCCACAAGGTCACGCCGTTGCCGATCGAACTCGTGATCATCACGCATCAGGCTGCGGAGTTTGTGTTCGGCGCATCGGCGTTCCGCGATCAGGATGTGCCGATTCTCGCGCACAGGCGCACGGCGGAACTGATTCGCGAGCGCTGCGCGATCTGTCTCGCGAACCTGCGCCGGACGCTGGGCGAAGAGGAGATGGCCGGTTCACGCGTGACCGTGCCCGATCGCACGGTGGACGGCTCGACGCAGATCGAGTCGGGCGGCCGTCAGCTCGCGCTGCTGCATTTCGGCCCGGCAAGCACCCCCGGCGATCTGGCCGTGCTCGACGCGTCGACCGGCGTGCTGTTTGCCGGCGGCCTTGTCAGCGTCGGGCGGATTCCCGACCTGCGCAACGAGAACATTCCAGGCTGGCTCGACGCGCTGCAGCGCCTGCAGGCCGTGGATGCGCGCATCGTCGTGCCGGGCTTCGGGCCGCTCGTAGAGAAGCAGGACGTTGCGCAGACGGGCGTGTATTTGCAGCAACTGGATGCGGGCGTACGACGCGCCTTCGAGGCCGGTGTCGGCCTCACGGAGGCGACGCACAGCGTGCAAGTGCCTGACTTCAGCCGCTACAAGCACTATGCGGTGGCACAGCCGCAGAACGTCCAGCATCTGTATCTGAAACTGGAAGCGCAGTAA
- a CDS encoding 4a-hydroxytetrahydrobiopterin dehydratase, with amino-acid sequence MTQPEKVYSDEEIQQRLTGPLQHWYLEEGWLRRKYKTESWKGTLMVVNTVGHLAEAAWHHPDLTVSYAFVIVKLKTHTAKGITDKDFALATKIEEVIQWQPGREGGPLEGTPADDQRFRYIKYDAPKT; translated from the coding sequence ATGACTCAACCTGAAAAGGTCTATTCCGACGAGGAGATCCAGCAGCGCCTGACCGGTCCGCTACAGCACTGGTATCTGGAAGAGGGCTGGCTGCGCCGCAAATACAAAACCGAAAGCTGGAAGGGCACGCTGATGGTGGTCAACACCGTGGGCCATCTGGCGGAAGCGGCCTGGCACCATCCTGACCTGACCGTCTCGTATGCGTTCGTCATCGTGAAGCTGAAGACGCATACGGCCAAAGGCATCACCGATAAGGACTTCGCACTCGCCACGAAGATCGAGGAGGTCATCCAGTGGCAGCCTGGCCGCGAAGGCGGCCCACTGGAAGGCACACCCGCCGACGACCAGCGCTTCCGCTATATCAAGTACGACGCACCGAAAACCTGA
- a CDS encoding methanol/ethanol family PQQ-dependent dehydrogenase, whose protein sequence is MNLRTLVLGLAVVAATALNSFVAQADSQLDTLIKNPSNWAAQAGDYSNHRYSPLKQINENNVGKLQVAWTMSTGVLRGHEGSPLVIGDTMFIHSPFPNKVIAVNLKDQTFKWQYEPKQDAQVISVMCCDTVNRGLAYGDGKIFLQQADTKLVALNAETGEVVWTAQNGNPKAGETNTNAPHVFGDKVLTGISGGEFGVRGRLIAYDIKTGKEVWKAYSTGPDSEMLLDPANTMTWSDGKLVPIGADSSLKSWKGDQWKLGGGTTWGWYAWDPKLNLIYYGTGNPGTWNPTQRPGDNKWSMSIFARDLNTGKAKWVYQMTPHDEWDYDGVNEMILSDLPINGKTVPAIVHFDRNGFGYTLNRETGQLLVASKYDPAVNWADSVDVKTGLPVRNATYSTQKAGPDHNVKGICPAALGSKDQQPAAYDPATKLFLVPTNHVCMDYEPFEVEYVSGQPFVGATLSMYPGPNENGAMGNFIAWDASKGKIAWSKPEKFSVWSGALATAGGIVFYGTLEGYIKAVRIKDGKELWRFKTPSGIIGNVFTYVYQGKQYVGVYSGIGGWAGIGMAAGLEKPTEGLGAVGGYRELAKYTALGGTLFVFAVPGEKG, encoded by the coding sequence ATGAACTTACGCACCCTGGTTCTCGGACTGGCGGTGGTCGCGGCGACGGCCCTGAATTCCTTTGTTGCTCAGGCCGATTCACAACTCGACACGCTGATCAAGAACCCATCGAACTGGGCAGCTCAGGCGGGCGATTACTCGAATCACCGCTATAGCCCGCTCAAGCAGATCAATGAAAACAACGTCGGCAAGCTGCAGGTCGCCTGGACCATGTCGACTGGCGTATTGCGCGGTCACGAAGGCTCACCGCTCGTCATCGGCGACACGATGTTTATCCACTCCCCGTTTCCTAACAAGGTCATTGCCGTCAATCTGAAGGACCAGACGTTCAAGTGGCAATATGAACCCAAGCAGGACGCGCAGGTCATTTCCGTGATGTGCTGCGACACGGTCAACCGGGGCCTCGCCTACGGTGACGGCAAGATCTTCCTGCAACAGGCGGATACGAAACTCGTCGCGCTGAATGCGGAAACCGGCGAAGTCGTCTGGACTGCGCAGAACGGCAATCCAAAGGCCGGCGAGACCAATACCAACGCGCCGCACGTGTTCGGCGACAAGGTGTTGACCGGGATTTCCGGTGGCGAATTCGGCGTGCGCGGACGGCTCATCGCGTACGACATCAAGACCGGCAAGGAGGTCTGGAAGGCCTACAGCACGGGACCGGACAGCGAGATGCTGCTCGATCCTGCCAATACGATGACGTGGTCGGACGGCAAGCTGGTGCCGATCGGCGCGGATTCGTCGCTGAAAAGCTGGAAGGGCGACCAGTGGAAACTGGGCGGTGGGACGACCTGGGGCTGGTACGCGTGGGATCCCAAGCTGAACCTGATCTACTACGGCACTGGCAATCCGGGTACATGGAACCCGACACAACGCCCCGGTGACAACAAGTGGTCGATGTCGATCTTCGCGCGCGACCTGAACACCGGAAAAGCGAAGTGGGTGTATCAGATGACTCCGCACGACGAATGGGACTACGACGGGGTCAACGAAATGATCCTCTCCGATCTGCCCATCAACGGCAAGACGGTCCCGGCCATCGTGCACTTCGACCGCAACGGCTTCGGCTACACGCTGAATCGCGAAACCGGTCAACTGCTCGTCGCGAGCAAGTACGACCCGGCGGTGAACTGGGCGGACAGCGTCGATGTGAAGACCGGGCTGCCGGTCCGCAACGCGACCTATTCCACGCAGAAAGCCGGTCCTGATCACAACGTGAAGGGCATCTGCCCGGCCGCGCTCGGTTCGAAAGACCAGCAGCCGGCGGCCTACGATCCGGCCACGAAACTCTTCCTCGTGCCGACCAATCATGTCTGCATGGATTACGAGCCGTTCGAGGTGGAATACGTATCCGGTCAGCCATTCGTGGGCGCGACGCTGTCGATGTATCCGGGCCCGAACGAAAACGGCGCGATGGGTAATTTCATCGCGTGGGATGCGTCGAAGGGCAAGATCGCCTGGTCGAAGCCGGAGAAGTTCTCGGTGTGGTCCGGCGCGCTTGCCACCGCAGGCGGCATCGTGTTCTACGGCACGCTCGAAGGCTACATCAAGGCGGTCCGTATCAAGGATGGCAAGGAACTGTGGCGGTTCAAGACGCCGTCCGGGATCATCGGCAACGTGTTCACGTATGTGTATCAGGGCAAGCAGTACGTCGGTGTCTATTCCGGCATCGGCGGCTGGGCTGGCATCGGCATGGCGGCGGGTCTCGAGAAGCCGACGGAAGGCCTTGGCGCGGTCGGTGGCTATCGTGAACTGGCGAAGTACACGGCGCTTGGCGGCACGCTGTTCGTGTTCGCCGTCCCCGGCGAGAAGGGCTGA
- a CDS encoding EthD family reductase produces the protein MAKLVVLYKNPADPSAFDDYYFSTHVYLAKKLPGLQRYEVSSGPVKDLQGQSAYHLIATLEFPSSEAVKEALSSPAGKAAAGDLANFAQAGVEMLVIETKVV, from the coding sequence ATGGCAAAACTCGTCGTGCTCTATAAAAACCCGGCCGATCCGTCGGCATTCGATGACTACTACTTTTCGACCCACGTGTACCTCGCGAAGAAGCTTCCCGGGCTGCAGCGCTATGAGGTCAGTTCCGGGCCGGTGAAGGACCTGCAGGGGCAATCGGCGTATCACCTCATCGCGACGCTCGAGTTCCCTTCGTCGGAAGCCGTCAAGGAGGCGTTAAGCTCACCCGCAGGCAAAGCCGCTGCGGGCGATCTGGCCAATTTTGCTCAGGCAGGCGTCGAAATGCTCGTTATCGAAACGAAGGTCGTTTGA
- a CDS encoding LysR family transcriptional regulator, whose amino-acid sequence MNFIRSLTLRQLQIFVVASRYPSFARAAEELHLTQPAVSMQIRQLEEAIGLPLFERVARKLALTEAGERLSHHASRILGEIKDAEDTMTSLTQADSGSIAVSIVSSATYFAPKLLALYSQLYPKVDVRFSVGNRETLLRLLQDNATDLAIMGRPPPELGTTAEPLAWHPHVIVAPLSHPLCGARGFDLQELAGDTFLLREPGSGTRAVVEHTFRQHLFVPARTVTLGSNETIKQAVMAGMGVSLISLHTLALELRTGEIALLDVNGTPIERTWQLVHSRSKQLSPTCLAFRRFLLEHAEPFLESEYSRFALRPSKSAALKRDGTGAIDTGARR is encoded by the coding sequence GTGAACTTCATCCGCTCGCTGACATTGCGCCAGTTGCAGATCTTCGTGGTCGCGAGCCGCTATCCGAGCTTTGCGCGGGCGGCCGAAGAACTGCATCTGACTCAGCCGGCGGTGTCGATGCAGATCCGGCAACTCGAAGAAGCGATCGGACTGCCGCTCTTCGAGCGTGTCGCACGCAAGCTCGCACTGACGGAGGCGGGCGAGCGGCTGTCGCATCACGCGAGCCGCATTCTCGGCGAGATCAAGGATGCCGAGGACACCATGACCTCACTCACGCAGGCCGATAGCGGCTCGATCGCCGTGAGCATCGTCAGCTCAGCCACCTACTTTGCGCCGAAGCTGCTCGCACTGTATTCGCAGCTGTATCCGAAGGTCGATGTGCGCTTCTCGGTCGGCAACCGGGAAACGCTGCTGCGCCTGTTGCAGGATAACGCCACCGACCTCGCGATCATGGGCCGTCCGCCGCCCGAACTCGGCACGACGGCCGAGCCGCTCGCCTGGCATCCGCACGTGATCGTCGCGCCGCTGTCGCATCCGCTGTGCGGTGCCCGCGGTTTCGATCTGCAGGAACTGGCGGGCGACACGTTCCTGCTGCGTGAACCCGGCTCGGGCACCCGCGCGGTGGTGGAACACACGTTCCGGCAGCATCTGTTCGTACCGGCGCGCACCGTGACGCTCGGCAGCAACGAGACGATCAAGCAGGCCGTGATGGCCGGCATGGGGGTGAGCCTGATTTCGCTGCATACGCTGGCGCTGGAGTTGCGCACCGGCGAGATTGCGCTGCTCGATGTGAACGGCACGCCGATCGAACGCACCTGGCAACTCGTGCATTCGCGTTCGAAGCAGTTGTCGCCGACCTGTCTCGCGTTTCGACGCTTCCTGCTGGAACATGCCGAACCGTTCCTCGAGAGCGAATATTCGCGCTTTGCGTTGCGGCCCTCGAAGAGCGCGGCCCTCAAGCGGGATGGCACGGGGGCAATCGATACGGGTGCGAGGAGATGA
- a CDS encoding substrate-binding domain-containing protein, which yields MSDRNASLAGFVRALAALCCAVFAAHFAWADPALPNNDGADGVLRVCADPNNMPLSNSKGEGYENRIASQMASDFGYKLEYTFFPQRMGFVRRTLRDKVPDTQNFKCDLIIGVPKGYDLTATTRPYLHSTYAMVFTKRPELANINTPDDLLKLPPETLRKLRFGIFSQTPAVDWLLGHNLIEQAVSYQAQSGDPAAFPGEMIEHDLAAGNVDVVFLWGPIAGYFAKRAGDSVRLVPFPPTPGIRFDYEISMGTRYGEKAWKDKIDQWIGSNQDKIDRILTSYQVPILPVTGATAASQ from the coding sequence ATGTCTGATCGCAATGCAAGTCTCGCCGGGTTCGTCCGTGCGCTCGCCGCGCTATGCTGCGCCGTTTTCGCGGCCCACTTCGCCTGGGCCGATCCGGCGTTGCCCAACAACGACGGCGCCGACGGCGTGCTGCGAGTCTGCGCCGACCCGAACAACATGCCCTTGTCGAACAGCAAGGGGGAAGGCTACGAAAACCGGATCGCGAGCCAGATGGCGAGCGATTTCGGCTACAAGCTGGAATACACGTTTTTCCCGCAGCGCATGGGTTTTGTCCGGCGCACGCTGCGCGACAAGGTGCCCGATACCCAGAACTTCAAGTGCGACCTGATCATCGGCGTACCGAAGGGCTATGACCTGACCGCGACGACACGGCCCTATCTGCATTCGACCTATGCGATGGTCTTCACAAAGCGGCCCGAGCTCGCGAACATCAATACGCCGGACGATCTGCTGAAGCTTCCACCTGAAACGCTGCGGAAGCTGCGCTTCGGCATCTTCTCGCAGACGCCTGCCGTCGACTGGCTGCTCGGACATAACCTGATCGAGCAGGCTGTCTCGTACCAGGCGCAAAGCGGCGACCCGGCGGCCTTTCCCGGCGAGATGATCGAACACGATCTGGCAGCGGGCAATGTCGACGTCGTGTTCCTGTGGGGCCCGATTGCGGGTTACTTCGCAAAGCGTGCCGGTGACAGCGTGAGGCTCGTGCCGTTTCCGCCGACGCCGGGCATCCGCTTCGATTACGAGATTTCGATGGGCACCCGTTACGGTGAGAAGGCCTGGAAGGACAAGATCGACCAGTGGATCGGCTCCAACCAGGACAAGATCGACAGGATCCTCACGAGCTATCAGGTGCCGATCCTGCCGGTTACCGGCGCGACGGCCGCATCGCAATGA